A part of Penaeus vannamei isolate JL-2024 chromosome 1, ASM4276789v1, whole genome shotgun sequence genomic DNA contains:
- the LOC113816103 gene encoding fibroblast growth factor receptor substrate 2, producing the protein MGCVAGKPDINDLHANIFQVVNVDDLGHRFNAAKLEVTETHLVLHQRARAPVRWPLRCLRRYGFDAELFSFEAGRRCPTGPGIYAFKCRRAEALFNLLQLRIQNITEDAASLPPPPPPQVVSDVQEDARAIGTLVAPDSEICVELVQRPQPSEPQARRQNPMAVSPGVGVSSGGAVGGARGPLPQGSTPSPPTPISPPPASFYDVNRNEEPGHEMRNPPPSPTEQIRHECVNHTDKTVAYKKYCERPVSSNSYPDRPIPQGSFVKNKRPRSYVNIKSHDIVYVNVEPLNHNHDHNRVYENLGQEKDVPAVPPRPSLAPGSAGSGSSYSGTTTTTTDTDQPSQINYISLDLDRGSDSSQAAPLSPLESMVSGPESPPNHVAEGYATIDFARTNALSNTAKQAAMWEDGSRKTRHNSTLTSPATLTRHNSSLSD; encoded by the coding sequence ATGGGGTGCGTGGCCGGCAAGCCTGACATCAACGACCTGCACGCCAACATATTCCAGGTGGTAAATGTGGACGACCTTGGCCACCGCTTCAACGCCGCCAAGCTGGAGGTGACAGAAACCCACTTGGTGCTGCACCAGCGCGCCCGAGCGCCAGTCCGCTGGCCGCTCCGGTGCCTCCGTCGCTATGGCTTCGACGCGGAGCTCTTCAGCTTCGAGGCGGGGCGGCGCTGCCCTACTGGCCCGGGCATCTACGCCTTCAAATGTAGGAGAGCCGAGGCGCTCTTCAACCTCTTGCAGTTGCGGATTCAGAATATCACCGAAGATGCTgcgtccctgccccctcctcctcccccgcaggTTGTCAGCGACGTCCAGGAAGACGCTCGCGCCATTGGCACCCTGGTGGCGCCGGACTCCGAGATCTGCGTGGAGCTCGTGCAGCGGCCGCAGCCGAGTGAGCCCCAAGCCCGGCGGCAGAACCCGATGGCGGTGTCGCCGGGCGTTGGCGTGAGCAGCGGCGGTGCTGTAGGGGGGGCCCGGGGGCCACTACCCCAAGGGTCCACcccgtcaccccccacccctatcagCCCACCTCCTGCATCCTTTTACGATGTCAACAGAAACGAAGAGCCAGGGCACGAAATGCGGAACCCGCCTCCGTCGCCCACCGAACAAATAAGGCATGAGTGTGTGAACCATACAGATAAAACCGTAGCTTATAAAAAGTACTGTGAAAGACCAGTTTCTTCAAATTCATATCCAGATAGACCTATCCCTCAAGGGAGTTTTGTAAAGAACAAAAGACCAAGATCGTATGTGAATATAAAGTCGCATgatattgtatatgtaaatgtagaacCTTTAAACCATAATCATGATCACAACCGTGTGTATGAAAATCTTGGACAGGAGAAAGATGTACCTGCAGTGCCCCCTCGACCTTCCTTAGCACCAGGGTCAGCAGGATCAGGGTCTTCCTATTCTggcacaactactactactacagacaCTGACCAGCCTTCACAGATCAACTACATTTCTCTTGATCTCGACCGTGGTTCGGACTCGTCACAGGCAGCACCTCTTAGTCCACTCGAGTCTATGGTGTCAGGTCCTGAATCACCGCCGAACCATGTAGCTGAGGGTTATGCTACCATAGACTTTGCCAGGACAAATGCCCTTAGCAACACAGCAAAGCAAGCAGCTATGTGGGAAGATGGGTCGAGAAAAACTAGACATAACTCCACCCTCACAAGTCCTGCAACACTTACTCGGCACAATTCATCCTTATCGGATTGA